A genome region from Dreissena polymorpha isolate Duluth1 chromosome 16, UMN_Dpol_1.0, whole genome shotgun sequence includes the following:
- the LOC127862712 gene encoding uncharacterized protein LOC127862712: protein MEENTCVFCKKVVSSLQHGITCDVCDRWQHRTCNTGISATEYFSAKRGDIVLTFICNDCRNRPTTPDISLNISLNLENVAQSTMLEMLRHYFDGFIMRFSTRAITTDWQRLEVGIVTGCTISVVLFAAAMNLIVKSAEKPSRGPKMTSGCIQPPTRAFMDDMTITAKSYVEGRWMLQDIGELIEWARMKFKPQKSRSMVLRKGKIQESARYRIKDQLIPTVKEQPVKCLGKWFRDSLNDKQSIKDTVVQMENWLKDVDKCGLPGKFKAWIYQHGILPRLLWPLLVYSVPSSTVEAMERTINSFLRRWMGVPKSFTSLGLYCTGSKLQIPLRSLTEEYKVTKARKVIMLRDSRDEKVREAGVQVNTGGKWRADKAVEEAEARLRHSDIVGNVAHGRLGFGCVTRSQWSKASAKDRRTQVQEEIRRMEEESRLTRAVTLRKQGKWLNWEGVPQRKLTWNAIWTMESDRLSFLLKSVYDVLPSPTNLVTWGLAEKPDFKLCGRPANLDHVLELMQDSPV, encoded by the exons ATGGAGGAGAACACGTGTGTGTTTTGTAAGAAAGTCGTTAGCTCGCTGCAGCATGGTATCACATGTGACGTTTGTGACCGCTGGCAGCATCGCACCTGCAATACAG GCATATCCGCGACAGAATATTTTAGTGCAAAGAGGGGGGATATTGTTCTTACCTTCATCTGCAATGACTGCCGCAACCGCCCTACAACACCTGACATCAGCCTAAACATCAGCCTAAACTTAGAAAATGTCGCGCAGTCGACTATGCTTGAG ATGTTGCGGCACTATTTCGACGGCTTCATCATGAGATTTTCAACAAGGGCAATAACCACTGACTGGCAGAGACTTGAAGTAGGCATCGTTACCGGGTGCACAATTTCAGTGGTGCTGTTCGCAGCAGCCATGAATCTGATAGTGAAGTCAGCGGAGAAGCCATCAAGAGGACCCAAAATGACTTCGGGGTGTATCCAACCACCAACGAGGGCATTTATGGACGATATGACTATTACAGCAAAGTCGTACGTCGAGGGAAGGTGGATGCTGCAAGACATTGGCGAACTTATCGAGTGGGCCAGAATGAAGTTCAAACCCCAGAAATCAAGGAGCATGGTTTTGAGGAAAGGAAAGATTCAAGAGAGTGCAAGATATAGAATCAAAGATCAGCTCATCCCTACTGTTAAGGAGCAACCAGTGAAGTGCCTCGGGAAGTGGTTTCGAGACTCACTCAATGATAAACAGAGTATCAAAGACACGGTAGTGCAAATGGAGAACTGGTTGAAAGATGTGGACAAGTGTGGTCTGCCAGGAAAATTCAAGGCCTGGATTTACCAACATGGCATCCTACCACGCCTATTGTGGCCGCTGCTGGTGTACAGTGTACCGTCATCAACAGTGGAAGCAATGGAAAGGACAATAAATTCATTCCTCAGGAGGTGGATGGGGGTGCCAAAGAGTTTCACCAGCCTCGGTTTGTACTGCACAGGCAGCAAGCTGCAGATACCTCTCAGATCACTGACGGAGGAATACAAGGTCACAAAGGCTCGGAAAGTCATTATGCTACGAGACAGTAGAGATGAGAAGGTTAGAGAAGCAGGAGTGCAGGTCAACACCGGGGGAAAGTGGAGGGCCGACAAGGCAGTTGAAGAGGCTGAGGCTCGTCTTCGGCACAGCGACATTGTCGGTAATGTTGCACACGGGCGACTAGGCTTCGGATGCGTCACCCGTTCGCAGTGGAGCAAAGCCAGTGCAAAAGACCGACGCACCCAAGTGCAGGAAGAGATTCGCCGAATGGAGGAAGAATCCAGGCTCACCAGAGCTGTTACCCTACGGAAACAGGGAAAATGGCTGAACTGGGAGGGAGTACCCCAGAGAAAGCTTACATGGAATGCGATCTGGACCATGGAAAGCGACAGACTTAGTTTCTTGCTCAAGTCTGTCTACGACGTGCTGCCAAGTCCAACAAACCTAGTGACTTGGGGTCTTGCCGAAAAGCCAGATTTCAAGCTCTGTGGAAGACCAGCGAATCTGGATCATGTTCTTGAGCTCATGCAGGACAGCCCTGTCTGA